The following are encoded together in the Citrus sinensis cultivar Valencia sweet orange chromosome 1, DVS_A1.0, whole genome shotgun sequence genome:
- the LOC102614117 gene encoding LOW QUALITY PROTEIN: auxin-induced protein 5NG4 (The sequence of the model RefSeq protein was modified relative to this genomic sequence to represent the inferred CDS: deleted 1 base in 1 codon), which produces MQNSIPAVTFVMASSLRLEQVNNGRRDGFAKVLGTIASVGGASIVTLYKGPPLLHQVTHATYLEPEHYMSSSKSQNWTWGCIFLFGHCISWAGWMVLQAPLLKKHPAKLTLTLFTCFFRLIQFLAIAAFVETDINRWKIQSGEELFTIFYAVTTSISILFIRI; this is translated from the exons ATGCAAAACTCAATTCCTGCAGTCACTTTTGTTATGGCTTCTTCTCTAAG ACTAGAGCAAGTAAATAATGGGAGAAGAGATGGATTCGCAAAAGTTCTGGGCACGATTGCA AGTGTTGGTGGTGCCAGTATTGTCACACTTTACAAAGGCCCTCCTCTTCTGCATCAAGTTACGCATGCAACTTATTTGGAACCAGAACACTACATGTCTTCAAGTAAATCACAGAACTGGACATGGGGTTGTATTTTCTTGTTTGGTCACTGCATTTCTTGGGCTGGTTGGATGGTTCTTCAG GCTCCCTTGTTGAAGAAGCACCCAGCAAAACTCACACTCACTTTATTCACATGCTTTTTTCGATTGATTCAATTCTTAGCAATCGCAGCATTTGTGGAAACTGACATCAATCGCTGGAAAATCCAATCTGGAGAAGAGCTTTTCACTATTTTTTATGCTGTAACAACTTCGATTTCAATACTCTTCATTCGAATATGA
- the LOC102626950 gene encoding probable protein phosphatase 2C 8 isoform X3 yields MSESETQEQQQKPKREGDFDDFNLIAKKSKIEKVNENEEEAARAQIMHKQIDFVEIEADAAEDKGSRHTMEDASVVLVDASSDSPPNLRCAHFAIYDGHGGRLAAEYAQKRLHANVISAGLPRFRKTDESLLQESVSGGWQDGATAVCIWILGRTVFVANIGDAKAVVARSSIVDGSNNHLDELSSLKAIVVTREHKAIYPQERARIQKSGGTVSSNGRLQGRLEVSRAFGDRQFKKFGVVATPDIHSFEVTERDHFIILGCDGLWGVFGPSDAVEFVQKLLKEGLSVTAVSRRLVREAVLERRCKDNCTAIVIIFGHK; encoded by the exons ATGAGTGAAAGCGAGACTCAGGAGCAGCAGCAGAAGCCGAAACGTGAAGGTGACTTCGATGACTTCAATTTGATCGccaaaaaatccaaaatcgAAAAAGTTAacgaaaatgaagaagaagcagCACGTGCACAAATTATGCACAAgcaaattgattttgttgaaatCGAGGCCGATGCCGCCGAAGATAAGGGCTCTAGACACACCATGGAAGATGCTTCGGTTGTCTTGGTCGATGCCTCCTCTGATTCTCCTCCGAATTTGAg GTGTGCGCATTTTGCAATATACGACGGACATGGAGGTCGTTTAGCAGCTGAGTATGCTCAGAAGCGTCTACATGCTAATGTTATTTCAGCTGGCTTACCAC GTTTTCGGAAAACGGATGAATCTCTTCTTCAAGAAAGTGTTTCAG GAGGATGGCAGGACGGTGCTACAGCTGTATGTATTTGGATACTAGGACGAACT GTTTTCGTTGCTAATATTGGGGATGCAAAAGCAGTGGTTGCTAGATCATCTATTGTTGATGGATCTAATAATCATCTGGATGAATTAAGTTCATTGAAGGCCATTGTGGTGACAAGGGAACACAAAGCCATCTATCCGCAGGAACGGGCTCGTATTCAGAAG TCTGGTGGTACTGTCAGTTCAAATGGAAGATTACAAGGACGCCTTGAAGTTTCTAGGGCATTTGGAGATCGCCAATTTAAAAAG TTTGGTGTTGTTGCAACGCCCGACATTCATTCCTTTGAGGTTACTGAGAGGGATCACTTCATCATTCTAGGTTGTGATGGTCTGTGGGGG GTGTTTGGACCTAGTGACGCAGTTGAATTTGTTCAGAAATTATTGAAG gAGGGTTTGTCTGTTACAGCTGTGAGCCGCCGTCTCGTGAGGGAAGCAGTTCTTGAGCGACGCTGCAAAGATAATTGCACTGCAATTGTCATTATTTTCGGGCACAAGTGA
- the LOC102626950 gene encoding probable protein phosphatase 2C 8 isoform X2 has product MSESETQEQQQKPKREGDFDDFNLIAKKSKIEKVNENEEEAARAQIMHKQIDFVEIEADAAEDKGSRHTMEDASVVLVDASSDSPPNLRCAHFAIYDGHGGRLAAEYAQKRLHANVISAGLPPAKKAILDGFRKTDESLLQESVSGGWQDGATAVCIWILGRTVFVANIGDAKAVVARSSIVDGSNNHLDELSSLKAIVVTREHKAIYPQERARIQKSGGTVSSNGRLQGRLEVSRAFGDRQFKKFGVVATPDIHSFEVTERDHFIILGCDGLWGVFGPSDAVEFVQKLLKEGLSVTAVSRRLVREAVLERRCKDNCTAIVIIFGHK; this is encoded by the exons ATGAGTGAAAGCGAGACTCAGGAGCAGCAGCAGAAGCCGAAACGTGAAGGTGACTTCGATGACTTCAATTTGATCGccaaaaaatccaaaatcgAAAAAGTTAacgaaaatgaagaagaagcagCACGTGCACAAATTATGCACAAgcaaattgattttgttgaaatCGAGGCCGATGCCGCCGAAGATAAGGGCTCTAGACACACCATGGAAGATGCTTCGGTTGTCTTGGTCGATGCCTCCTCTGATTCTCCTCCGAATTTGAg GTGTGCGCATTTTGCAATATACGACGGACATGGAGGTCGTTTAGCAGCTGAGTATGCTCAGAAGCGTCTACATGCTAATGTTATTTCAGCTGGCTTACCAC CTGCCAAAAAAGCCATACTTGatg GTTTTCGGAAAACGGATGAATCTCTTCTTCAAGAAAGTGTTTCAG GAGGATGGCAGGACGGTGCTACAGCTGTATGTATTTGGATACTAGGACGAACT GTTTTCGTTGCTAATATTGGGGATGCAAAAGCAGTGGTTGCTAGATCATCTATTGTTGATGGATCTAATAATCATCTGGATGAATTAAGTTCATTGAAGGCCATTGTGGTGACAAGGGAACACAAAGCCATCTATCCGCAGGAACGGGCTCGTATTCAGAAG TCTGGTGGTACTGTCAGTTCAAATGGAAGATTACAAGGACGCCTTGAAGTTTCTAGGGCATTTGGAGATCGCCAATTTAAAAAG TTTGGTGTTGTTGCAACGCCCGACATTCATTCCTTTGAGGTTACTGAGAGGGATCACTTCATCATTCTAGGTTGTGATGGTCTGTGGGGG GTGTTTGGACCTAGTGACGCAGTTGAATTTGTTCAGAAATTATTGAAG gAGGGTTTGTCTGTTACAGCTGTGAGCCGCCGTCTCGTGAGGGAAGCAGTTCTTGAGCGACGCTGCAAAGATAATTGCACTGCAATTGTCATTATTTTCGGGCACAAGTGA
- the LOC102626950 gene encoding probable protein phosphatase 2C 8 isoform X1, with amino-acid sequence MSESETQEQQQKPKREGDFDDFNLIAKKSKIEKVNENEEEAARAQIMHKQIDFVEIEADAAEDKGSRHTMEDASVVLVDASSDSPPNLRCAHFAIYDGHGGRLAAEYAQKRLHANVISAGLPRELLDVKAAKKAILDGFRKTDESLLQESVSGGWQDGATAVCIWILGRTVFVANIGDAKAVVARSSIVDGSNNHLDELSSLKAIVVTREHKAIYPQERARIQKSGGTVSSNGRLQGRLEVSRAFGDRQFKKFGVVATPDIHSFEVTERDHFIILGCDGLWGVFGPSDAVEFVQKLLKEGLSVTAVSRRLVREAVLERRCKDNCTAIVIIFGHK; translated from the exons ATGAGTGAAAGCGAGACTCAGGAGCAGCAGCAGAAGCCGAAACGTGAAGGTGACTTCGATGACTTCAATTTGATCGccaaaaaatccaaaatcgAAAAAGTTAacgaaaatgaagaagaagcagCACGTGCACAAATTATGCACAAgcaaattgattttgttgaaatCGAGGCCGATGCCGCCGAAGATAAGGGCTCTAGACACACCATGGAAGATGCTTCGGTTGTCTTGGTCGATGCCTCCTCTGATTCTCCTCCGAATTTGAg GTGTGCGCATTTTGCAATATACGACGGACATGGAGGTCGTTTAGCAGCTGAGTATGCTCAGAAGCGTCTACATGCTAATGTTATTTCAGCTGGCTTACCACGTGAGTTG TTGGATGTCAAAGCTGCCAAAAAAGCCATACTTGatg GTTTTCGGAAAACGGATGAATCTCTTCTTCAAGAAAGTGTTTCAG GAGGATGGCAGGACGGTGCTACAGCTGTATGTATTTGGATACTAGGACGAACT GTTTTCGTTGCTAATATTGGGGATGCAAAAGCAGTGGTTGCTAGATCATCTATTGTTGATGGATCTAATAATCATCTGGATGAATTAAGTTCATTGAAGGCCATTGTGGTGACAAGGGAACACAAAGCCATCTATCCGCAGGAACGGGCTCGTATTCAGAAG TCTGGTGGTACTGTCAGTTCAAATGGAAGATTACAAGGACGCCTTGAAGTTTCTAGGGCATTTGGAGATCGCCAATTTAAAAAG TTTGGTGTTGTTGCAACGCCCGACATTCATTCCTTTGAGGTTACTGAGAGGGATCACTTCATCATTCTAGGTTGTGATGGTCTGTGGGGG GTGTTTGGACCTAGTGACGCAGTTGAATTTGTTCAGAAATTATTGAAG gAGGGTTTGTCTGTTACAGCTGTGAGCCGCCGTCTCGTGAGGGAAGCAGTTCTTGAGCGACGCTGCAAAGATAATTGCACTGCAATTGTCATTATTTTCGGGCACAAGTGA
- the LOC102626950 gene encoding probable protein phosphatase 2C 8 isoform X4: MSESETQEQQQKPKREGDFDDFNLIAKKSKIEKVNENEEEAARAQIMHKQIDFVEIEADAAEDKGSRHTMEDASVVLVDASSDSPPNLRCAHFAIYDGHGGRLAAEYAQKRLHANVISAGLPRELLDVKAAKKAILDGFRKTDESLLQESVSGGWQDGATAVCIWILGRTVFVANIGDAKAVVARSSIVDGSNNHLDELSSLKAIVVTREHKAIYPQERARIQKSGGTVSSNGRLQGRLEVSRAFGDRQFKKGHCVSFYSATKSIRNIFILLCLATFELLVRFLEI; encoded by the exons ATGAGTGAAAGCGAGACTCAGGAGCAGCAGCAGAAGCCGAAACGTGAAGGTGACTTCGATGACTTCAATTTGATCGccaaaaaatccaaaatcgAAAAAGTTAacgaaaatgaagaagaagcagCACGTGCACAAATTATGCACAAgcaaattgattttgttgaaatCGAGGCCGATGCCGCCGAAGATAAGGGCTCTAGACACACCATGGAAGATGCTTCGGTTGTCTTGGTCGATGCCTCCTCTGATTCTCCTCCGAATTTGAg GTGTGCGCATTTTGCAATATACGACGGACATGGAGGTCGTTTAGCAGCTGAGTATGCTCAGAAGCGTCTACATGCTAATGTTATTTCAGCTGGCTTACCACGTGAGTTG TTGGATGTCAAAGCTGCCAAAAAAGCCATACTTGatg GTTTTCGGAAAACGGATGAATCTCTTCTTCAAGAAAGTGTTTCAG GAGGATGGCAGGACGGTGCTACAGCTGTATGTATTTGGATACTAGGACGAACT GTTTTCGTTGCTAATATTGGGGATGCAAAAGCAGTGGTTGCTAGATCATCTATTGTTGATGGATCTAATAATCATCTGGATGAATTAAGTTCATTGAAGGCCATTGTGGTGACAAGGGAACACAAAGCCATCTATCCGCAGGAACGGGCTCGTATTCAGAAG TCTGGTGGTACTGTCAGTTCAAATGGAAGATTACAAGGACGCCTTGAAGTTTCTAGGGCATTTGGAGATCGCCAATTTAAAAAG GGGCATTGTGTCTCATTTTATAGTGCTACTAAAAGTATAAGAAACATTTTCATTCTATTGTGCCTGGCAACTTTTGAGCTACTTGTGCGATTTTTGGAAATCTGA
- the LOC102626448 gene encoding 2-oxoglutarate and iron-dependent oxygenase domain-containing protein CP2 isoform X2: MSSGDRREAAPAAGEVKNGVVSGDLSQRQIQSEPASGVVAPSQNQRLRLNPSKDHKPESYDDMQLDFSPSIFSSLERYLPPPMLGVNREEKVKFMREILMKYLPQGERTRRHRDYRQKIITNYQPLHRELYNLHIGNFFVPPFVKAIQDNTEESFRSIISEPSPGVFTFEMLQPRFCELLLAEVENFEKWVNEAKFRIMRPNTMNKYGAVLDDFGLETMLDKLMETYIRPLSKVFFAEVGGSTLDSHHGFVVEYGKDRDVDLGFHVDDSEVTLNVCLGKQFTGGELFFRGTRCEKHVNTGSQTEEIFDYSHVPGRAVLHRGRHRHGARATTSGHRVNLLLWCRSSVFREMKRYQKDFSSWCGECFREKKERQRLSIAATKSELLKQEGESTT; encoded by the exons ATGTCCTCCGGGGATCGCCGGGAAGCAGCTCCGGCGGCCGGAGAGGTGAAAAACGGCGTCGTTTCAGGAGATTTGAGCCAGCGGCAGATACAGTCGGAACCGGCATCGGGTGTGGTGGCGCCGAGCCAGAACCAGAGACTGAGGCTGAACCCTAGCAAGGACCACAAGCCGGAGAGCTATGATGATATGCAGTTGGACTTCAGTCCGTCGATTTTCAGCTCTTTGGAGAGGTACTTGCCCCCACCTATGCTGGGTGTGAACAGAGAAGAGAAGGTGAAATTCATGAGAGAAATTCTAATGAAGTATTTGCCGCAAGGGGAAAGGACCAGA AGACATAGGGATTACCGGCAGAAGATAATAACTAACTATCAG CCTCTACATCGAGAATTATACAATCTGCACATTGGAAACTTCTTTGTCCCTCCATTTGTCAAAGCAATCCAAGACAACACAGAGGAAAGCTTTAGAAGTATAATCTCAGAACCCTCTCCAGGTGTATTTACTTTTGAGATGCTTCAGCCACGTTTCTGTGAGTTATTGTTAGCAGAG GTAGAAAACTTTGAAAAGTGGGTTAATGAAGCAAAATTTCGAATCATGAGACCAAATACAATGAACAAGTATGGTGCAGTGCTTGATGATTTTGGCCTGGAAACCATGCTTGATAAGCTTATGGAGACTTATATTCGCCCTCTATCTAAAG TTTTCTTTGCAGAGGTTGGTGGATCAACTCTGGACTCCCATCATGGTTTTGTTGTTGAATATGGTAAAGATAGAGACGTTGATCTAG GATTTCATGTGGATGACTCTGAAGTGACCTTAAATGTATGCTTGGGTAAGCAATTTACTGGTGGAGAGTTATTTTTCCGAGGAACAAGATGTGAAAAACATGTAAATACTGGAAGTCAGACTGAG GAGATCTTTGATTATTCTCATGTCCCTGGGCGAGCTGTTCTTCATCGTGGTCGCCATCGCCATGGTGCTAGAGCCACGACATCTGGTCATAGGGTCAATTTACTCTTATGGTGCAGAAG TTCCGTTTTTAGAGAAATGAAGAGGTATCAAAAGGATTTCTCTAGTTGGTGTGGAGAATGCTTCCGTGAGAAGAAAGAAAGGCAACGGTTATCAATTGCTGCTACCAAATCG GAGTTGCTTAAGCAGGAAGGTGAATCCACAACCTGA
- the LOC102626448 gene encoding 2-oxoglutarate and iron-dependent oxygenase domain-containing protein CP2 isoform X1: MSSGDRREAAPAAGEVKNGVVSGDLSQRQIQSEPASGVVAPSQNQRLRLNPSKDHKPESYDDMQLDFSPSIFSSLERYLPPPMLGVNREEKVKFMREILMKYLPQGERTRVQRHRDYRQKIITNYQPLHRELYNLHIGNFFVPPFVKAIQDNTEESFRSIISEPSPGVFTFEMLQPRFCELLLAEVENFEKWVNEAKFRIMRPNTMNKYGAVLDDFGLETMLDKLMETYIRPLSKVFFAEVGGSTLDSHHGFVVEYGKDRDVDLGFHVDDSEVTLNVCLGKQFTGGELFFRGTRCEKHVNTGSQTEEIFDYSHVPGRAVLHRGRHRHGARATTSGHRVNLLLWCRSSVFREMKRYQKDFSSWCGECFREKKERQRLSIAATKSELLKQEGESTT, encoded by the exons ATGTCCTCCGGGGATCGCCGGGAAGCAGCTCCGGCGGCCGGAGAGGTGAAAAACGGCGTCGTTTCAGGAGATTTGAGCCAGCGGCAGATACAGTCGGAACCGGCATCGGGTGTGGTGGCGCCGAGCCAGAACCAGAGACTGAGGCTGAACCCTAGCAAGGACCACAAGCCGGAGAGCTATGATGATATGCAGTTGGACTTCAGTCCGTCGATTTTCAGCTCTTTGGAGAGGTACTTGCCCCCACCTATGCTGGGTGTGAACAGAGAAGAGAAGGTGAAATTCATGAGAGAAATTCTAATGAAGTATTTGCCGCAAGGGGAAAGGACCAGA GTTCAGAGACATAGGGATTACCGGCAGAAGATAATAACTAACTATCAG CCTCTACATCGAGAATTATACAATCTGCACATTGGAAACTTCTTTGTCCCTCCATTTGTCAAAGCAATCCAAGACAACACAGAGGAAAGCTTTAGAAGTATAATCTCAGAACCCTCTCCAGGTGTATTTACTTTTGAGATGCTTCAGCCACGTTTCTGTGAGTTATTGTTAGCAGAG GTAGAAAACTTTGAAAAGTGGGTTAATGAAGCAAAATTTCGAATCATGAGACCAAATACAATGAACAAGTATGGTGCAGTGCTTGATGATTTTGGCCTGGAAACCATGCTTGATAAGCTTATGGAGACTTATATTCGCCCTCTATCTAAAG TTTTCTTTGCAGAGGTTGGTGGATCAACTCTGGACTCCCATCATGGTTTTGTTGTTGAATATGGTAAAGATAGAGACGTTGATCTAG GATTTCATGTGGATGACTCTGAAGTGACCTTAAATGTATGCTTGGGTAAGCAATTTACTGGTGGAGAGTTATTTTTCCGAGGAACAAGATGTGAAAAACATGTAAATACTGGAAGTCAGACTGAG GAGATCTTTGATTATTCTCATGTCCCTGGGCGAGCTGTTCTTCATCGTGGTCGCCATCGCCATGGTGCTAGAGCCACGACATCTGGTCATAGGGTCAATTTACTCTTATGGTGCAGAAG TTCCGTTTTTAGAGAAATGAAGAGGTATCAAAAGGATTTCTCTAGTTGGTGTGGAGAATGCTTCCGTGAGAAGAAAGAAAGGCAACGGTTATCAATTGCTGCTACCAAATCG GAGTTGCTTAAGCAGGAAGGTGAATCCACAACCTGA